One part of the Lachnospiraceae bacterium JLR.KK002 genome encodes these proteins:
- a CDS encoding TnpV protein: protein MNTYLDDINEQATEQMLLLIKQMAEREGVTEQLKAQDQMLWVQRMNNIRDRAIEIVNHSLIYA from the coding sequence CTGAATACCTACCTTGACGACATCAACGAGCAGGCGACGGAGCAAATGCTCCTGCTGATAAAACAGATGGCAGAGCGTGAGGGCGTCACCGAACAGCTCAAGGCGCAGGATCAAATGCTGTGGGTGCAACGGATGAACAACATCCGGGACAGGGCAATAGAGATCGTAAATCACAGTCTGATCTACGCATAA
- a CDS encoding TetR/AcrR family transcriptional regulator yields the protein MARQEQTWQGEISSLTASNGKDYPLLRIGVRRTTVDEIVKRVNIPKGTFYLFYKSKELLLVEVIQEQQENVNRRLYQTISGIASTELSAKKLTDVIFEFYKMTEEMLILKLTDVNEVELLVRKLPREIVEEHFQDDTDTIEKMLTLFPVKKEVDIKVLSAAFHAIYFATLHKAEIGEQYDEALYSLIYGVVTQII from the coding sequence ATGGCGCGACAGGAACAGACGTGGCAAGGAGAAATTTCTTCTCTAACCGCAAGTAACGGAAAAGACTATCCTCTACTGCGAATAGGGGTCCGCCGCACAACAGTCGATGAAATCGTGAAACGGGTGAATATTCCAAAAGGAACTTTCTATCTCTTTTATAAATCAAAAGAATTACTTTTGGTTGAAGTTATCCAGGAACAGCAGGAAAATGTCAACCGCAGACTGTATCAGACCATTTCCGGCATTGCCAGTACAGAGTTGTCAGCAAAAAAGCTGACCGACGTGATATTTGAGTTCTATAAAATGACAGAGGAAATGCTGATTTTGAAATTGACAGATGTCAATGAAGTGGAATTGCTTGTGCGTAAGCTGCCACGGGAAATTGTGGAGGAGCATTTTCAGGACGATACAGATACGATTGAAAAAATGCTTACCCTGTTTCCTGTGAAAAAAGAAGTAGATATAAAAGTTCTCAGTGCCGCATTCCACGCAATTTATTTTGCAACGCTGCATAAGGCGGAGATTGGCGAGCAGTATGATGAAGCGTTGTATTCCCTGATTTATGGTGTGGTGACACAAATTATTTAA
- a CDS encoding tetratricopeptide repeat-containing diguanylate cyclase, whose product MDFTNYGKEIQAQIEEMMELRYKRGEPYMESCRRLVDVGKEKNDSYLLGFAYYYLAESYLCLNDHQNLMICLAESIVNQQKASQWDLLIRSHNVMGVDAFNRGNTTVALDQYITALSYGEKYDFPYETALVTCNIGRLYMGFGEFDSAVRYLKKAQDIFSDYKQEFFGRGNLANTYASLGRCSLFQKNLEEAAEYEEKIREIGEMDETGIDFFMTQGLIVRIRHVQGRFAERDQYIENIIQKLENLQIIMDSHEDVFDFLDFLLEIGKFKELERIFPGLELLVKETGITNLQMELLRRQAEYYRDTGQRERYLEVCASLYEDGKILKEENVGVIHRSTELRFSLKEARLKEEALLKEKKELQERSEKDELTGLPNRYKLNDFAGKIFDRASENQERLSIEIFDVDFFKQYNDAYGHQAGDTCLQQIGEILKELMKRDSNIFCARYGGDEFIIIYYGKTDEEILALAKELRERISGLKIEHKGSQVSEYVTVSQGIRNSVPTHQNRMWDYLYAADGALYNVKRKQKNSICLIHRNEDNAESVIL is encoded by the coding sequence ATGGACTTTACGAATTACGGGAAAGAAATTCAGGCGCAGATAGAGGAAATGATGGAGCTCCGCTATAAGAGAGGAGAACCGTACATGGAAAGCTGCCGCAGGCTGGTGGATGTTGGAAAAGAGAAGAATGATTCGTATCTTCTGGGATTCGCATATTACTATCTGGCGGAAAGTTATCTCTGTCTGAATGATCATCAGAATCTGATGATCTGCCTGGCAGAAAGCATTGTAAACCAGCAGAAGGCTTCCCAGTGGGATTTGCTGATACGTTCTCATAATGTGATGGGAGTTGACGCGTTTAACCGGGGAAACACCACGGTGGCGCTGGATCAGTATATTACAGCATTGTCTTATGGGGAAAAGTATGATTTTCCCTATGAGACTGCTCTGGTTACCTGCAACATTGGGCGCCTGTATATGGGTTTTGGAGAATTTGATTCCGCAGTCCGGTATCTGAAAAAGGCACAGGATATTTTTTCAGATTATAAACAGGAGTTTTTTGGCAGAGGAAATCTGGCCAACACTTATGCCTCGCTGGGGAGGTGCAGCCTGTTTCAGAAGAATCTGGAAGAAGCTGCAGAATACGAAGAAAAAATCCGTGAAATCGGAGAAATGGATGAGACAGGTATAGATTTTTTCATGACTCAGGGGCTGATTGTGAGAATACGTCATGTCCAGGGACGTTTTGCGGAGCGGGATCAGTATATTGAAAACATAATTCAGAAACTGGAAAATCTCCAGATTATTATGGACAGCCATGAAGACGTTTTCGATTTTCTGGATTTTCTTCTGGAAATTGGGAAATTTAAGGAGCTGGAAAGAATTTTTCCGGGACTGGAGCTGCTGGTGAAAGAGACAGGTATTACCAATCTGCAGATGGAACTGCTGCGCCGGCAGGCAGAATATTACCGGGATACCGGACAGCGGGAACGATATCTGGAGGTTTGCGCCAGTCTCTATGAGGACGGAAAGATTCTGAAAGAAGAAAATGTGGGAGTGATTCACCGATCTACTGAGCTGCGGTTCAGCCTGAAAGAGGCCCGTCTGAAAGAGGAGGCTTTACTCAAAGAGAAGAAAGAGTTGCAGGAGCGTTCTGAGAAAGACGAACTGACAGGGCTGCCCAATCGCTATAAACTCAATGATTTTGCCGGAAAGATATTTGACAGAGCCAGTGAAAATCAGGAGCGCCTTTCCATCGAAATTTTTGATGTGGACTTTTTCAAACAATATAATGACGCATACGGACATCAGGCAGGCGATACATGTCTGCAGCAAATCGGTGAAATCTTAAAAGAGCTGATGAAGCGGGACAGTAATATTTTCTGTGCCAGATATGGCGGCGATGAATTTATCATTATCTATTATGGGAAAACCGATGAAGAGATTCTGGCACTGGCCAAAGAGCTGCGGGAGCGGATTTCAGGGCTGAAGATAGAGCATAAGGGTTCTCAGGTATCAGAATATGTAACTGTATCGCAGGGAATCCGAAACAGTGTTCCCACACATCAGAACCGGATGTGGGATTATCTCTATGCGGCAGACGGGGCTCTGTACAACGTAAAGCGGAAACAGAAAAACAGTATCTGCCTGATACACAGAAATGAAGATAATGCGGAAAGTGTGATATTATGA
- a CDS encoding ABC transporter permease: MKAIRLSFFQMVAAMRRDMMLSVSCFAPVLAGIFFRFAIPSIEAALTDSLHMNAIISPCYKLVDILFAMLSSTMFCFVSAMISLEERDEKTDVYLFITPLRKTGYIVARFGVPSVIAFFTTIILLPAFKLTPLSSITILLLAAGGTLQGMIVALLVLTFSSNKLEGMAVTKLSTLTVFGAVIPFFIKSDIQYVISPLPSFWIGKAILENIPLYMLPAFVLSAMWICFLFKRYLCKIR, encoded by the coding sequence ATGAAAGCAATTAGATTGAGCTTTTTCCAAATGGTGGCAGCCATGCGGCGGGACATGATGTTGTCTGTATCTTGTTTTGCGCCAGTCCTTGCAGGCATTTTCTTTCGGTTTGCCATACCTTCAATAGAAGCTGCTTTGACAGACAGTCTTCATATGAATGCAATTATTTCTCCCTGTTACAAATTGGTTGACATCCTGTTTGCAATGCTGTCGTCCACTATGTTCTGTTTTGTTTCAGCAATGATTTCTTTAGAGGAAAGGGATGAAAAGACAGACGTCTATTTATTCATCACGCCTTTAAGAAAAACAGGATACATAGTTGCACGGTTTGGTGTGCCTTCTGTCATTGCATTTTTTACGACTATTATTCTGCTGCCTGCTTTTAAACTGACGCCCCTTTCTTCGATTACCATTTTATTGCTGGCGGCAGGAGGAACCTTGCAGGGCATGATTGTTGCATTACTTGTACTGACGTTTTCATCAAATAAGCTGGAGGGTATGGCAGTAACGAAGCTATCTACGCTGACTGTTTTTGGTGCAGTTATCCCGTTTTTCATTAAATCAGATATACAGTATGTAATATCTCCGCTACCCTCTTTTTGGATTGGAAAAGCGATTTTAGAGAATATACCTCTTTATATGCTTCCCGCATTTGTTTTATCTGCTATGTGGATTTGCTTTTTGTTTAAACGGTATTTGTGTAAAATCCGGTAA
- a CDS encoding aminotransferase class I/II-fold pyridoxal phosphate-dependent enzyme codes for MKYDFTSVMDRCGRDAIAVDALGTEMSGAPAAPQEGFDPIPMWVADMNFPTVPTVQEAITERVKHPAFGYFTPTDEYFQSIIRWQECRNGVKGLKPEDIGYENGVLGCVVSVLNAFAASGDKVLLHSPTYVGFTGSIENNGYKIIHSPLKQDENHVWRMDFEDMDRKLKEHRIHVAVFCSPHNPCGRVWEQWELEQAMEVYRKNDCVVISDEIWSDVILNHHRHIPTQSISEDARNRTVAVYAPSKTFNLAGLVGSYHIIYHPYLKDRVRAQGSKSHYNSMNVLSMHALIGAYKPEGQEWVDELRQVLSTNINYACDYIGQHFPGVQVSKPEGTYMLFLDCSRWCQDHGTTIDEVLQAGWKVGVAWQDGRMFHGACAVRMNLALPFSRVQEAFERLNRYVFR; via the coding sequence ATGAAATACGATTTTACTTCAGTTATGGACCGCTGCGGCAGAGACGCCATTGCGGTAGACGCACTGGGAACGGAAATGAGCGGAGCTCCGGCAGCTCCCCAGGAGGGATTTGACCCCATTCCCATGTGGGTGGCCGATATGAATTTTCCCACAGTTCCTACGGTGCAGGAAGCAATTACGGAACGGGTGAAACACCCGGCATTCGGATATTTTACACCCACAGATGAATACTTCCAATCCATCATCCGTTGGCAGGAATGCAGAAACGGTGTAAAGGGGCTGAAGCCGGAAGATATCGGATATGAAAACGGTGTTCTGGGATGCGTTGTATCCGTTCTGAATGCTTTTGCAGCGTCGGGAGATAAGGTATTGCTGCACAGTCCCACTTATGTGGGATTTACAGGCAGTATCGAAAACAACGGATATAAAATCATTCACAGCCCTCTGAAACAGGATGAAAATCATGTCTGGCGCATGGATTTTGAGGATATGGACAGGAAACTGAAGGAACATCGGATTCATGTGGCCGTATTCTGCAGTCCCCACAATCCCTGCGGCCGGGTCTGGGAGCAGTGGGAACTGGAGCAGGCCATGGAGGTCTACCGGAAAAATGACTGTGTGGTAATCTCAGATGAAATCTGGTCTGACGTTATTCTGAACCATCACAGGCACATTCCCACCCAGTCGATAAGCGAAGACGCCAGAAACCGTACGGTGGCTGTCTATGCCCCCAGTAAAACCTTCAACCTGGCGGGTCTGGTGGGCAGTTATCATATTATCTATCATCCGTATCTTAAGGACCGTGTAAGGGCTCAGGGCAGCAAATCCCATTATAACAGCATGAATGTGCTGTCCATGCACGCACTGATTGGGGCATATAAGCCGGAAGGCCAGGAATGGGTGGATGAGCTGCGGCAGGTGCTGAGCACAAATATAAATTATGCCTGCGACTATATCGGACAACATTTTCCGGGGGTGCAGGTCAGCAAACCGGAGGGAACCTATATGCTGTTTTTAGACTGTTCCCGTTGGTGCCAGGACCATGGAACCACCATTGATGAGGTATTGCAGGCAGGCTGGAAAGTGGGAGTGGCCTGGCAGGACGGCAGAATGTTCCACGGAGCCTGTGCTGTCCGCATGAATCTGGCCCTGCCTTTTTCCAGGGTACAGGAGGCTTTTGAACGGCTGAACCGATATGTTTTTCGTTAA
- a CDS encoding ABC transporter permease, producing MRLKKLFLLDMRFQAKYGFYFLYAALTVIYITVLFALPENWKEKAAAILIFSDPASMGLFFMGAIVLLEKSRHTTCELAVSPVHAAEYVIAKVCSLSAISLVVAAILALAADANHLHIVLFGTFLSGVIFTLSGIIVARKITGLNQFILWTVPIEAVCFVPAILHLFKITPAWCRYYPVNVCMDMVSGHSSSATGFLGVVAMMVILFVISGFCVSKMWDSMGGVKL from the coding sequence ATGAGGTTGAAAAAGCTGTTTTTACTGGATATGCGCTTTCAGGCAAAATATGGTTTTTACTTTTTATATGCAGCGTTGACTGTAATCTATATAACAGTACTGTTTGCGCTTCCCGAAAACTGGAAAGAAAAAGCTGCCGCAATTTTAATCTTTTCCGACCCCGCGTCCATGGGGCTGTTCTTCATGGGAGCGATTGTCCTTTTGGAAAAGAGCCGGCATACAACATGTGAATTGGCAGTTTCTCCTGTCCATGCGGCAGAATATGTGATTGCTAAAGTTTGTTCATTGTCTGCCATTTCACTTGTTGTAGCAGCTATTTTAGCGTTAGCCGCAGATGCGAATCATTTGCACATTGTACTTTTTGGCACGTTTCTATCCGGTGTTATATTTACATTATCTGGAATAATCGTTGCAAGAAAAATTACAGGCCTTAACCAGTTTATATTGTGGACTGTGCCAATCGAAGCCGTTTGCTTTGTTCCTGCAATTTTGCATTTATTTAAAATTACTCCTGCATGGTGCAGGTATTATCCTGTCAATGTCTGTATGGATATGGTTTCAGGGCATTCTTCGTCCGCAACAGGTTTTTTGGGCGTGGTGGCAATGATGGTAATTCTATTTGTGATTTCAGGATTTTGTGTTTCGAAAATGTGGGATAGCATGGGAGGTGTAAAGCTATGA
- a CDS encoding TatD family hydrolase — translation MIFESHAHYDDRRFDSDRKELLLSMEEHGIETIINVGSDLEGVKKTLALTEEYPFIYGAIGIHPSEIEDLSEEVYEWLRERCCLPKVAAVGEIGLDYYWDKDEEVKRSQRYWFCRQMELAREQELPVIIHSRDAAEDTLKLVQGIHGEQIPGVVHCFSYSPEQAFAYIKMGYYIGIGGVVTFKNARKLKETAAAIPLEHILLETDCPYLSPEPERGKRNSSLNLPYVAQEIARLRGITQEEVMEVTRENARRLFSRVR, via the coding sequence ATGATATTTGAAAGTCATGCCCATTACGATGACAGAAGGTTTGATTCTGACCGGAAAGAGCTTCTGTTATCCATGGAGGAACATGGGATTGAAACGATTATAAATGTGGGTTCCGATTTGGAGGGAGTGAAAAAAACTCTTGCCCTTACGGAGGAATATCCTTTTATTTACGGAGCCATAGGCATACACCCCAGCGAAATAGAAGATTTGAGTGAAGAAGTGTATGAATGGCTGCGGGAAAGGTGCTGTTTGCCCAAAGTTGCGGCTGTGGGAGAGATTGGCCTGGATTATTACTGGGATAAAGATGAGGAAGTGAAGCGGAGCCAGCGTTACTGGTTCTGCCGGCAGATGGAACTGGCCAGGGAGCAGGAACTGCCGGTCATCATCCACTCCAGAGATGCGGCGGAGGATACTCTGAAGCTGGTACAGGGTATTCACGGGGAACAGATACCGGGAGTGGTACATTGTTTTTCCTATTCACCGGAACAGGCCTTTGCATATATAAAAATGGGTTATTACATTGGAATCGGAGGAGTCGTAACCTTTAAAAATGCCAGAAAGTTAAAGGAGACTGCGGCCGCAATTCCCCTGGAACATATTCTGCTGGAAACGGACTGTCCCTATCTATCTCCGGAACCGGAGCGGGGGAAACGGAATTCATCCCTGAATCTGCCTTATGTGGCGCAGGAAATTGCACGTCTGCGGGGGATTACCCAGGAAGAAGTGATGGAGGTTACCAGAGAAAATGCCCGGAGGCTGTTTTCCAGAGTCAGATAA
- the metG gene encoding methionine--tRNA ligase produces the protein MCTKCTKGKYYMTTAIAYTSGKPHIGNTYEIVLADSIARFKRQEGYDVYFQTGTDEHGQKIQIKAEEAGITPKEYVDKVAGQVKEIWDLMNSSYDSFVRTTDKDHEEQVAKIFKRLYDQGDIYKSAYEGLYCTPCESFWTESQLVDGKCPDCGGEVQPAREEAYFFKMSKYADRLIEHINTHPEFIQPVSRKNEMMNNFLLPGLQDLCVSRTSFSWGIPVDFDPGHVVYVWLDALSNYITKIGYDAAGNSSELFKKNWPAELHLIGKDIIRFHTIYWPIFLMALDLPLPKQIFGHPWLLQGEGKMSKSKGNVLYADEMTEIFGVDAVRYFLLHEMPFENDGVISWELVTERRNSDLANTLGNLVNRTISMSNKYFEGVVTNENVAEDVDEELKRVVTGAAAKVTAKMNELRVADALTEIFNLFKRCNKYIDETTPWILAKEEASKPRLATVLYNLVESITIGASLLKSFMPETSEKILSQLNAFEVPFEELGSFGHYGSGTKVTSQPEILFERMKPEDVLAKVEELYPETQESAPEPEEAGIDLEAKPEIEYDDFMKMQFQVGEIIACEAVAKSKKLLCSQVRIGSQVKQIVSGIRKYYAPEEMVGKKVMVLVNLKPAKLAGVLSEGMLLCAENEKGELALVVPEKNMPSGAEIC, from the coding sequence ATGTGTACAAAATGCACCAAAGGGAAATACTACATGACAACAGCCATTGCCTATACATCCGGGAAACCTCATATTGGAAATACCTACGAGATTGTACTGGCAGACAGCATTGCAAGATTTAAGAGGCAGGAAGGGTATGATGTTTACTTCCAGACCGGAACCGATGAACATGGGCAGAAAATTCAGATTAAGGCAGAGGAAGCCGGAATTACCCCCAAAGAATATGTGGATAAAGTGGCCGGCCAGGTGAAAGAAATATGGGATTTGATGAATTCATCCTATGACAGCTTCGTGCGTACTACGGATAAGGACCATGAGGAGCAGGTGGCAAAGATTTTCAAAAGGCTTTATGACCAGGGAGATATTTACAAGAGCGCCTATGAGGGACTGTATTGTACCCCCTGTGAATCTTTCTGGACGGAATCCCAGCTTGTGGATGGAAAGTGCCCGGACTGCGGCGGAGAAGTGCAGCCCGCCAGAGAAGAAGCCTATTTCTTTAAGATGAGCAAATATGCGGACCGCCTGATTGAACATATCAACACCCACCCTGAATTTATTCAGCCCGTATCCAGGAAAAATGAGATGATGAACAACTTCCTGCTGCCGGGCCTCCAGGATTTGTGCGTATCCAGAACTTCTTTCAGCTGGGGAATTCCGGTGGATTTTGACCCCGGACATGTGGTTTATGTCTGGCTGGATGCACTGAGCAACTATATTACCAAAATCGGATATGATGCTGCAGGAAATTCCAGTGAATTATTTAAAAAGAACTGGCCGGCAGAGCTGCATCTGATAGGGAAAGATATTATCCGTTTCCATACCATTTACTGGCCGATTTTCCTGATGGCCCTGGATTTGCCCCTGCCGAAACAGATTTTCGGCCATCCTTGGCTTCTGCAGGGAGAGGGGAAAATGAGTAAATCCAAAGGAAATGTACTCTATGCCGACGAAATGACGGAAATTTTCGGTGTGGACGCCGTTCGTTATTTCCTGCTCCATGAAATGCCTTTTGAAAATGACGGAGTGATTTCCTGGGAACTGGTAACGGAGCGCCGCAATTCCGATCTGGCAAATACCCTGGGAAATCTGGTGAACCGCACCATCTCCATGAGCAATAAATATTTTGAAGGAGTGGTTACCAATGAAAATGTGGCGGAAGATGTGGATGAAGAACTGAAGCGGGTGGTTACAGGCGCCGCAGCCAAAGTAACTGCCAAAATGAATGAGCTGCGCGTGGCGGACGCTCTGACGGAAATCTTTAATCTGTTCAAACGCTGCAACAAATATATTGACGAGACAACCCCCTGGATTCTGGCAAAGGAGGAGGCCTCCAAACCCCGTCTTGCCACGGTTCTGTACAACCTGGTGGAGAGCATTACCATTGGGGCCAGCCTGTTAAAGAGCTTTATGCCGGAAACTTCGGAAAAGATTCTGTCTCAGTTAAATGCCTTTGAAGTGCCTTTTGAGGAGCTGGGCAGCTTCGGCCATTATGGAAGCGGAACCAAGGTGACCTCCCAGCCGGAAATCCTGTTTGAGCGGATGAAACCGGAGGATGTGCTGGCAAAGGTGGAAGAACTGTATCCGGAGACTCAGGAATCAGCGCCGGAACCGGAAGAGGCAGGCATAGATTTGGAGGCGAAACCGGAAATTGAATACGATGATTTCATGAAAATGCAGTTCCAGGTGGGCGAAATCATCGCCTGCGAAGCAGTGGCCAAGTCCAAAAAACTGCTGTGTTCTCAGGTGCGTATCGGAAGTCAGGTGAAACAGATTGTGTCCGGCATTCGGAAATACTATGCTCCGGAGGAAATGGTTGGAAAGAAAGTCATGGTACTGGTAAACCTGAAACCGGCAAAACTGGCAGGGGTATTGTCTGAAGGAATGCTGCTCTGTGCAGAAAATGAAAAAGGAGAACTGGCGCTGGTAGTACCTGAAAAGAATATGCCTTCCGGAGCGGAAATCTGTTAG
- a CDS encoding MarR family transcriptional regulator — protein MPADEQKLWTVWGKSDGLYNSWAASRNINYYLLLVLYALEGQKAMTQKKICICTGLTKQTVNSVIRSLKKDEYIELVPGTEDRREKQIALTGKGIAYSRELLTPLLELEHRVFQIMGNDKVQQMVDNIALFNTVFEKEMEKDM, from the coding sequence ATGCCTGCAGATGAACAGAAATTATGGACAGTATGGGGAAAGTCAGATGGACTGTACAATTCCTGGGCAGCTTCCAGGAATATAAATTATTATCTTCTGCTTGTGCTGTATGCTCTGGAAGGACAGAAGGCAATGACACAGAAGAAAATCTGTATCTGTACCGGACTGACCAAGCAGACGGTCAACAGTGTGATTCGCTCTTTGAAGAAAGACGAATATATTGAACTGGTTCCCGGCACTGAGGACCGGAGGGAAAAGCAGATTGCATTAACCGGGAAAGGCATTGCTTATTCCAGAGAACTTTTAACACCGTTGCTGGAACTGGAACACCGGGTATTTCAGATTATGGGAAACGACAAAGTGCAGCAAATGGTTGACAATATCGCATTGTTTAATACGGTATTTGAGAAAGAAATGGAAAAGGATATGTGA
- a CDS encoding EamA family transporter encodes MWFLFAILSAVFAALTSILAKIGIEGVNSNLATAIRTVVVLVMAWGMVFLTNAHSGITEISKKSWIFLILSGLATGASWLCYYRALQVGKASQVVPVDKLSVVITLLLAFIFLHEEVTVRSLAGCILIGAGTLCMVL; translated from the coding sequence ATGTGGTTTCTATTTGCAATACTGTCTGCGGTGTTTGCGGCGTTAACGTCCATACTGGCTAAAATTGGAATAGAAGGCGTTAATTCGAATCTTGCCACAGCAATACGTACCGTGGTGGTTCTTGTCATGGCATGGGGAATGGTATTTCTGACGAATGCCCATAGCGGCATAACAGAAATCAGTAAAAAAAGCTGGATTTTCCTGATTCTTTCCGGACTGGCAACCGGAGCGTCCTGGCTCTGCTATTACCGGGCATTGCAGGTGGGGAAGGCCTCTCAGGTGGTTCCTGTTGATAAACTGAGTGTGGTGATTACCCTTTTACTGGCGTTTATTTTCCTTCATGAAGAAGTTACGGTCAGGTCTCTGGCAGGCTGTATACTAATCGGTGCAGGGACATTATGTATGGTTTTATAA
- a CDS encoding MATE family efflux transporter, whose product MSNTKTFFQYVIPSVLSFTLSGIYSIVDGFFVGNSIGDMGLSAINIAYPIVAVIQASGTGIGMGGAIYYSISKAEQKDAQAKEFTAGALWLLMISSIILTVSTFFLNSSLLRLLGADGQLLSMGEEYIAVIAAGAALQVIGTGLVPFIRNHGGAFYAMVSMIAGFVTNIILDYVFVWILGQGVAGAAWATVIGQGVTMLTALVYLLRKKQFTLCISFSKTGKVWASIIKVGIAPFGLAMSPNISLMIINRFSAFYGGEKAIATYACIAYVICIIYLILQGVGDGSQPLLSRCYGERNWSELKFVRKSAYGFAFALSVAGCIVMYLTRGSLGALFGASHEVNREIAEIMPVFLISVPFVAVLRITTTSFYATEKSAFSYILTFTEPLFMLVLMLVLPPLFGGQIMIWWSTVFARILSALLALILKHHVDNTCDKQI is encoded by the coding sequence ATGAGTAATACAAAAACGTTTTTTCAGTATGTGATACCTTCTGTATTATCCTTTACATTGTCAGGGATTTATTCGATTGTAGACGGTTTTTTTGTGGGGAACAGTATCGGTGATATGGGGCTTTCAGCCATAAATATCGCTTATCCGATTGTGGCAGTTATCCAGGCATCGGGGACCGGAATCGGTATGGGCGGAGCAATTTATTATTCCATCAGTAAAGCGGAACAGAAAGACGCTCAGGCAAAAGAATTTACGGCAGGCGCGTTATGGCTTCTGATGATTTCGAGTATTATCCTGACAGTTTCCACCTTCTTTCTGAACAGTTCCCTTTTAAGGCTGTTAGGAGCAGACGGGCAGCTTCTTTCTATGGGGGAAGAATATATTGCTGTGATTGCTGCAGGAGCAGCTCTGCAGGTAATCGGTACGGGGCTGGTGCCCTTTATCCGCAATCACGGAGGCGCCTTTTATGCAATGGTTTCCATGATTGCAGGTTTTGTTACGAATATCATTCTGGATTATGTGTTTGTGTGGATACTGGGACAGGGAGTAGCAGGTGCGGCATGGGCTACCGTTATCGGGCAGGGGGTTACCATGCTGACTGCCCTGGTTTATTTATTGAGGAAAAAACAGTTCACATTATGTATTTCTTTTTCAAAAACGGGAAAGGTGTGGGCTTCCATCATTAAAGTTGGAATTGCGCCTTTTGGACTTGCCATGTCGCCCAATATATCGCTGATGATTATCAACCGTTTTTCTGCTTTCTATGGAGGAGAAAAGGCAATCGCAACTTATGCGTGTATTGCGTATGTGATTTGTATTATTTATCTGATATTACAGGGAGTAGGCGATGGAAGCCAGCCCCTGCTCAGCCGGTGTTACGGCGAAAGGAACTGGAGTGAACTGAAATTTGTGCGGAAATCAGCGTATGGCTTTGCATTTGCATTGTCCGTGGCCGGCTGTATCGTTATGTATCTGACCAGAGGAAGCCTGGGAGCATTATTTGGAGCTTCTCATGAAGTAAACAGAGAGATTGCCGAAATTATGCCTGTTTTTCTGATTTCTGTACCCTTTGTGGCTGTTCTCAGAATTACTACGACAAGTTTTTATGCAACGGAAAAAAGCGCGTTTTCCTATATTCTGACTTTTACAGAGCCATTGTTTATGCTGGTGCTGATGCTTGTTTTACCGCCGCTGTTCGGCGGCCAGATTATGATTTGGTGGAGTACGGTGTTTGCAAGGATTTTATCTGCTCTTTTGGCATTAATTCTGAAACATCATGTGGATAATACCTGTGATAAACAGATATAA